The following are encoded in a window of Carettochelys insculpta isolate YL-2023 chromosome 30, ASM3395843v1, whole genome shotgun sequence genomic DNA:
- the MLLT11 gene encoding protein AF1q: MLDTANSQYDSFPYWRMPIPELDLTELEGLGLTDMAHYNAKGGLAKRSGDWKPLRQDSSEEEESLLQFNSFNFWRAPIARISGLDFDLV, encoded by the coding sequence ATGCTGGACACAGCGAACAGCCAGTACGACTCCTTCCCATACTGGAGGATGCCCATCCCGGAGCTAGACCTGAcggagctggaggggctgggcttGACCGACATGGCCCACTACAACGCCAAGGGAGGCTTGGCCAAGCGGTCCGGAGACTGGAAGCCACTGAGGCAGGACAGCTCTGAGGAAGAGGAGTCTCTTCTGCAGTTCAACAGCTTCAATTTCTGGCGCGCCCCGATAGCCAGGATTAGCGGGTTAGATTTTGATCTGGTCTGA